CATGAAGAGAGATAGAGATTTGAGACCCTTCGTAACCTATTCTGTGGAGAAAGGCCTGTCAGTGGCCAAGTTTTCAGTGGCGACCTAGTTCCCGCTTGGCAGCCTGCCATTTTCAGCTAACCCAATGAATCTTTCCTTCAGAACGATGAATCTTTCCAGCTACTTGAGGGAACAAAAAGAGCGATTTATTATAGGAAATGTGGGAATGCCAGTTTTCTCTTGATGCCGTCCATCTGAACTACGGGCAAAAAAAAGGGTCAAATTTGTGTATTCAAAATCATCACTGCACCCAAAATCAGCACACTTTATTTCTCATTTATCCCTCCGTTGGCGATTACACAAGTACAGAAACGGCTTGGGGAAAGAAACTCAATACAGAGATGTCTCACTAGACTCGGCAAGAACAAAGATACTTTCAGGTTGCATAACGAAACTGGCTCCAACCCCGATGATCATTCGCAGAGACGCATTCACTCAGCCGGAGATCTCGATGGCCTTCACCTCGGGCTTCTTGACCTCGGCCTTGGGCACGGTGACGGTGAGCACGCCGTTCTCCAGCCCGGCCTTCACCTCCCCCACCTTGGCGTCCTCCGGCAGCCGGAACCGCCTGACGAACTTGCCGCTGCTGCGCTCCACGCGGTGCCACTTGTCGTTCTTGTCCTCCTTctcctttgtgcgctcgccgctgACGACGAGCACGTTgccgtcctccacctccaccttGACCTCCTCTTTCTTCACGCCTGGGAGGTCGGCCTTGAAGACGTGCGCCTCAGGCGTCTCCTTCCAGTCCACGCGAGCATTGGCGAACGCGGCCGTCTCGCTGCTGCCGCCTGAGATCGCCGGGACGATGGAGCGGAAGGTGTCGAAGGGGTCCGCCCAGAGGTCGGCGAAGGGGTCGAACACGTTGCTCCGCCGCACGATCGACATTGCCGGTGTTGCTTGCTTTGACTCTTGCGCTAGGAAAATTCTGTATTGGATCGTAGGTAGGTTGGGGTTGCTGTCTGCTTTTGGTTGACACTGGCTTGAGTTGGGATGGAGGGGGATGGGAGGCCATGTACTTATAGCATCGCCGGGTGATGCTCCTGAAGCGTCTCGAGGTCTCTCCAGTCGACGAGAGTTCAGTAGTACTTTATCACTTTCCAGCTGGGCCGTGAGCTTCCCTTTCTTTCTATTTTCGGCCCAGGAAGAAACCACCATGTTCTAGAGCCTTCTCCTTTATTTTGCTTTGTAGGCACACTCTGGAATGTGATGGGGTCTTTTCTAGAAGAAGACATGGAGAACTCGAGACGCCTCAGGAATGCACCGAGCATACGGCTCGCACGGGAGCTGAGACCAACCGAGAAGAGCACCAATCAAAGACCAAATCAACAATCCTAATAAAACACTCACAGTCACTTGTCAGTGCACATATCCACCGTTCGACAGTTCACACACAGTGAGAGAAGACGACAGAAATAAGCTCTGTTCGTTTGCTGCAGTTGTTGTGTGCATGCTGCCGTCATTTCTTTGAAGCTCCCAAGGAATAGAGGCCTAGCAGGGCTCTGAACTTTTTTTCACTTACAATGGACCCTGCATGTAAAGGTCACATCACGTCATGGGTCCCGCATAACATTGTCGGAACAAACATTCTATTTAAACATTTTAATTAAAGCAGTCAAGAATCCATTTTTTTTTGTGGATTTTTGAAAAATTTCACATTTTTTTAAAAGCATTCACGAATTAACACAATGTTTTCACATTTTAAAAAATAACAATGAATTCTACAAAATTGTTCATGAGATTTAGAATTGATCAAGATTTTTTAAATGTTCATTAATTCTAAATAATGTTTGCGTTTGTGGCTGCATGCATcacccagatgcagaggccgggggtcttcctccttttcaaaaaaataaataatGTTTGTGGCTTTAAAATTTTGGAAATTTAACAACTATTCACTAATATGAAAACTCCTTCCTGGATATCTTTTTGAAAAACAATGTTCatagttttgaaaaaatattaTAATTTAAATTATGTCCATAATTTTGGAAAATAGTCATGAATTATATCCATTTGTACATTTTTTCCACCTTTCCCGTGTGATTATATTGGGCGAATATGAAAAGGTTTGAGACTAGCGTACAAGTAAGATATCGACTTTTCGAGAAAGCAACATGTCCACTTAGCTCAATCATTATTTTGTTTTACTGATTTGATGGCCATTTTCCAACTTGTTAGCGGTTTTATGCTTCTTGCCAACACCTCTTctagtgatatatatatatatatatatatatatatatatatatatatatatatatatatatatatatatatatatatattatttctTCCTGTGGTCCTGTCTTGTTTGATTGGATAGAAATTTTGCTCCAAAATAGGTTGCAAATATGAATTTTATGGAATATTCTCTAAGGGCATCTTCAAAGCGGACCCTTAAACCCTTGCAAGCATTTGGACTGCACTTTTTTGGGATCCAGTTTGCCATCCAACGCAGTCCCGCATCAGTCCGCCGACACGTCCGAACGTTCGTTCTTCCGTAAATTGGAACCAAACAAAGAGAGCTTTGCTGGAGTCCGGACATCCATCTGTCCAATCAAAATCCACCATGCACCATCTCTACTCTGCTTCCGCCCATGATGGCTACCATTTAGTGTAGTGACTTATTCTAATTGGAGCGGACAGCTAGCATTTTGATGGAATCGTAGTACTGCATAGTATATTTGCATTTGACGGAAGGTGCTAATTAGTATATTCTTTATTATGCAAATTATGCAGTCATTTGGTGAAAGGTGCTTTTTTTTGTGCACTAGTTGCAGcgcctgttggggatcgtagcagaattttaaaatttcctacgcatcaccaagatccatctatggagtatactagcaacgaggggaaaggagtgcatctacatacccttgtagatcgcgagcggaagcgttctaatgaacggggttgatggagtcgtactcgccgtgatccaaatcaccgatgaccgagtgccgaacggacgacacctccgcgttcaacacacgtacgaagcagcgacgtctcctccttcttgatccagcaagggggaaggagaggttgatggagatccagcagcacgacggcgtggtggtggaagtagcgggatcccggcagggcttcgccaagcgcaagcgggggggagaggtgttgcagggggagagggaggcgccaggggctgtgttgttgctgccctccctcccccccactatttataggggccctgggggggagCCAGCCCCcaggagatcccatctgaggggggggggcggcggccaaggggggtggcttgccccccaagccaagtgaggcgcccccacccttagggtttccaaccctaggcgcagggggaggcccaaggggggcgccccagcccactaggggctggttcccctcccacttcagcccatggggccctccgggataggtggccccacccggtggacccccgggaccctttcggtggtcccggtacaataccgataacccgcgaaactttcccggtggccgaaactggacttcctatatataattcttcacctccggaccattccggaactcctcgtgacgtccgggatctcatccgagactccgaacaactttcgggtttccgcatactaatatctctacaaccctagcgtcaccgaaccttaagtgtgtagaccctacgggttcgggagacatgcagacatgaccgagacgcctctccggtcaataaccaacagcgggatctggatacccatgttggctcccacatgttccacgatgatctcatcggatgaaccacgatgtcgaggattcaatcaatcccgtatacaattccctttgtcaatcggtacgttacttgcccgagattcgatcgtcggtatcccaataccttgttcaatctcgttaccggcaagtcactttactcgtaccgtaatgcatgatcccgtggctaactccttagtcatattgagctcattatgatgatgctttaccgagtgggcccagagatacctctccgtcatacggagtgacaaatcacagtctcgatccgtgccaactcaacagacactttcggagatacccgtagtgtacctttatagtcacccagttacgttgtgacgtttggcacacccaaagcactcctacggtatccgggagttgcacgatctcatggtctaaggaaatgatacttgacattggaaaagctctagcaaacgaactacacgatcttttgtgctatgcttaggattgggtcttgtccatcacatcattctcctaatgatgtgatcccgttatcaatgacatccaatgtccatagtcaggaaaccatgactatctgttgatcaacgagctagtcaactagaggcttactagggacacgttctggtctatgtattcacacatgtattacgatttccggataacacaattatagcatgaacaatagacaattatcatgaacaaagaaatataataataaccatttattattgcctctagggcatatttccaacagtctcccacttgcacaagagtcaataatctagttacattgtgatgaatcgaacacccatagcattctggtgttgatcatgttttgctctagggagaggtttagtcaacggatctgctacattcaggtccgtatgtactttacaaatatctatgtctccattttgaacactttcacgaatggagttgaagcgacgcttgatatgcctggtcttcctgtgaaacctaggctccttggcaagggcaatagctccagtgttgtcacagaagagagtcatcgggcctgacgcattgggaatcacccctaggtcggtaatgaactcctttatccagactgcttcctgtgctgcctctgaggccgccatgtactccgcttcacatgtagatcccgccacgacgctttgcttgcaactgcaccagcttactgctcctccattcaaaatatacacgtatccggtttgtgacttcgagtcatccagatctgtgtcgaagctagcgtcgacgtaaccctttacgatgagctcttcgtcacctccataaacgagaaacatatccttagtcctcttcaggtacttcgggatattcttgaccgctgtccagtgttccatgccgggattactttggtaccttcctaccaaacttacggcaaggtttacatcaggtctggtacacagcatggcatagataatagaccctatggccgaggcattggggatgacactcatcttttctctattttctgccgtggtcgggcattgagccgtgctcaattgcacaccttgcaatacaggcaagaaccccttcttggactgatccatattgaacttcttcaatatcttgtcaaggtacgtactctgtgaaagaccaatgaggcgtcttgatctatctctatagatcttgatgcctaatatataagcagcttctccaaggtccttcattgaaaaacacttattcaaataggcctttatactttccaagaattctatatcatttcccatcaatagtatgtcatccacatataataagagaaatgctacatagctcccactcactttcttgtaaacacaggcttctccataagtctgtgtaaacccaaacgctttgatcatctcatcaaatcgaatgttccaactccgagatgcttgcactagc
The Aegilops tauschii subsp. strangulata cultivar AL8/78 chromosome 3, Aet v6.0, whole genome shotgun sequence genome window above contains:
- the LOC141042228 gene encoding 16.9 kDa class I heat shock protein 1-like, translating into MSIVRRSNVFDPFADLWADPFDTFRSIVPAISGGSSETAAFANARVDWKETPEAHVFKADLPGVKKEEVKVEVEDGNVLVVSGERTKEKEDKNDKWHRVERSSGKFVRRFRLPEDAKVGEVKAGLENGVLTVTVPKAEVKKPEVKAIEISG